A stretch of the Arachis stenosperma cultivar V10309 chromosome 6, arast.V10309.gnm1.PFL2, whole genome shotgun sequence genome encodes the following:
- the LOC130932644 gene encoding OVARIAN TUMOR DOMAIN-containing deubiquitinating enzyme 4-like, giving the protein MSVCSSSMSLYSINAVMLKGHAHQILMSSSICGVRPQETGTSNSCSFSLSPEKSQINHAAAQSISTTTLSSSTAMGKHNHYVISLACQSMNMRLLVSKPKALLPKVKSTMGSMTWPSGFLLEFLICNSNSKPTNSDDCNESTIKFSHGKKVYTDYYVIGIPGDGRCLFRSVAHGACLRSGKLASSERLERQLADELRGQVADEFIKRREETEWFVEGDFETYVSQIRKPHVWGGEPELFIASHVLQVPITVYMYDEDAGGLITIAEYGQEYGKENPITVLYHGYGHYDALEIPTTKGHRPRF; this is encoded by the exons ATGAGTGTTTGCTCTTCATCAATGAGCTTATACTCAATAAATGCTGTTATGCTCAAAGGCCATGCTCATCAGATTCTTATGAGTAGCAGCATCTGTGGAGTTAGGCCTCAAGAAACAGGAACATCAAATTCATGTTCCTTCAGCTTGTCCCCTGAGAAATCACAGATAAACCATGCAGCTGCTCAGTCTATTTCCACAACAACATTGTCTAGTTCCACTGCCATGGGGAAACATAATCATTATGTGATTTCATTGGCATGCCAAAGTATGAACATGAGGCTTTTGGTATCTAAACCAAAAGCACTACTCCCTAAAGTTAAGAGTACTATGGGATCTATGACTTGGCCAAGTGGCTTTCTTCTTGAATTTCTTATATGCAATTCAAATTCTAAACCTACAAATTCTGATGACTGCAATGAGTCAACTATCAAATTCTCACATGGCAAGAAAGTTTACACAGATTATTATGTTATAG GAATACCTGGAGATGGAAGGTGTCTGTTTCGTTCTGTTGCTCATGGAGCTTGTTTGAGATCTGGAAAACTGGCTTCCAGTGAAAGACTGGAGAGACAGCTAGCAGATGAGTTGCGGGGTCAG GTTGCTGATGAGTTTATCAAAAGAAGGGAAGAGACAGAATG GTTTGTAGAAGGAGATTTTGAAACATATGTTTCACAAATAAGGAAGCCTCATGTGTGGGGTGGTGAGCCTGAATTATTCATTGCTTCTCATGTTTTGca GGTGCCAATCACAGTGTACATGTATGATGAGGATGCAGGTGGATTGATAACAATTGCCGAGTATGGACAAGAATATGGCAAGGAAAATCCAATTACAGTTCTTTACCATGGCTATGGTCATTATGACGCATTGGAAATTCCTACAACAAAGGGTCATAGACCAAGATTCTAG